Proteins from a genomic interval of Burkholderiales bacterium:
- a CDS encoding flagellar protein FliT codes for MQAKNVNDIIASYEHLADVTSRMREAAVRDDWDRVIALETECAGLYTQLMSVRDQGPQDSARERRKSELICKVLEDDAQIRERLSGQLVHIWRLIEGERRVSKLNSAYGASADGQ; via the coding sequence ATGCAAGCGAAAAACGTGAACGACATCATCGCCTCGTACGAGCATCTCGCCGACGTGACCTCGCGCATGCGCGAGGCCGCGGTGCGCGACGACTGGGACCGCGTGATCGCGCTCGAGACCGAGTGCGCCGGGCTCTACACGCAGCTCATGTCGGTGCGCGACCAAGGTCCCCAGGACTCCGCGCGCGAGCGCCGCAAGTCGGAGCTGATCTGCAAGGTGCTCGAGGACGACGCGCAGATCCGCGAGCGCCTGTCCGGCCAGCTCGTGCACATCTGGCGGCTCATCGAGGGCGAACGCCGGGTGTCGAAGCTCAACTCGGCCTACGGCGCCAGCGCCGACGGCCAGTAA
- the fliD gene encoding flagellar filament capping protein FliD, whose amino-acid sequence MATSVSGVSNIDVNSIVSQLMTVERQPIDALDKKTTALQTKVSAYGALKGALSVFQGTMASLQSAAKFTSNVVGSSDTAVATASASTSASVGTYDIDVTKLATSQVLQGAGVVSDTAVSASTGTIGIQVGSGAIVNVTIDSSNNTLQGVRDAINAANAGVQASIVNDGTAYRLVLTGDKSGTANTISVTNGLGAGELKDALDGMTEARPAANAELKVNGVFVSSDSNSISSAISGVSLTVSKAGTTKVVVSRDAGQAQAAVQSFAKAYNDLQSTVTSLTKYDAATKKAGVLNGDSGMTSFMSSIRSMMGEALKGTTGQYKQLSDIGVSFQKDGTLAVDSTKLGDALKNSAKDVAALFGRQGTSSNALVSYVGATSATTSGDWGVDVTSAATRAVATAANPAAGSTVIDATNDTLMLDIDGTATGTLKLAQGTYTPAQLATLVQNTINGSSALSGKNISVAVTVDGSGKLNVESQAYGSTSKVANVMGTSLMALGFDGSESGAGVDVAGTFTLAGTSYTATGSAQMLNGPTGTPAEGLALKYTGTAAQVSAGTDGVVTLTEGLAVRLGRFAEQALGSKGVLSTRTDGLAAQMKDIDSRKEALEVRMERIEKQLRAQYVALDSLMTRMNSTSSFLTQQLASLPSSSKS is encoded by the coding sequence ATGGCCACTTCCGTATCCGGCGTTTCGAACATCGACGTCAACTCGATCGTCTCGCAGTTGATGACGGTCGAGCGCCAGCCTATCGACGCCCTGGACAAGAAAACGACCGCGCTGCAGACCAAGGTCTCGGCGTACGGCGCGCTCAAGGGCGCGCTCTCGGTGTTCCAGGGTACGATGGCCTCGCTGCAATCGGCCGCGAAGTTCACGTCGAACGTCGTCGGCTCTTCCGACACCGCGGTCGCCACCGCGTCGGCGAGCACCTCCGCCTCGGTCGGTACGTACGACATCGACGTGACCAAGCTCGCGACCTCGCAGGTGCTGCAAGGCGCAGGCGTCGTTTCGGATACCGCGGTCAGCGCCTCGACCGGCACGATCGGCATCCAGGTCGGCAGCGGCGCGATCGTCAACGTGACGATCGACAGCTCGAACAACACCCTGCAGGGCGTCCGCGACGCCATCAACGCAGCGAACGCGGGCGTACAGGCGTCGATCGTCAACGACGGCACGGCCTACCGCCTCGTGCTCACCGGCGACAAGAGCGGCACCGCGAACACGATCAGCGTGACCAACGGCCTCGGCGCCGGCGAGCTCAAGGACGCGCTCGACGGCATGACCGAAGCGCGCCCGGCGGCGAACGCCGAGCTGAAGGTCAACGGCGTCTTCGTCAGCAGCGACTCGAACAGCATCTCGTCGGCGATCAGCGGCGTGTCGCTCACCGTCAGCAAGGCCGGCACGACCAAGGTGGTGGTCTCGCGCGACGCCGGGCAGGCGCAGGCGGCTGTCCAGTCGTTCGCGAAGGCGTACAACGACCTTCAGTCCACCGTCACGAGCCTCACCAAGTACGACGCGGCAACCAAGAAAGCCGGCGTGCTCAACGGCGACTCGGGCATGACGTCGTTCATGTCGAGCATCCGCAGCATGATGGGCGAAGCGCTCAAGGGCACGACCGGGCAGTACAAGCAGCTCTCGGACATCGGCGTCTCCTTCCAGAAGGACGGCACGCTCGCGGTCGACAGCACCAAGCTCGGCGATGCGCTGAAGAACTCCGCGAAGGATGTCGCTGCGCTCTTCGGGCGCCAGGGCACGTCGAGCAACGCGCTCGTGTCGTACGTCGGCGCCACGTCCGCGACGACGTCGGGCGACTGGGGGGTCGACGTGACGAGCGCGGCGACGCGCGCGGTGGCGACTGCGGCGAACCCTGCCGCCGGCAGCACGGTCATCGACGCCACCAACGACACGCTGATGCTCGACATCGACGGCACGGCGACCGGCACGCTCAAGCTCGCGCAGGGCACCTATACGCCGGCGCAGCTCGCCACGCTCGTCCAGAACACGATCAACGGCTCGTCGGCGCTGTCGGGCAAGAACATCAGCGTTGCGGTCACCGTCGACGGCAGCGGCAAGCTCAACGTCGAGTCGCAGGCCTACGGCAGCACTTCGAAGGTCGCCAACGTGATGGGCACCTCGCTGATGGCGCTGGGCTTCGACGGCTCCGAAAGCGGCGCGGGCGTCGACGTCGCCGGCACGTTCACGCTCGCCGGCACGAGCTACACGGCGACCGGCTCGGCCCAGATGCTCAATGGCCCGACCGGCACTCCCGCCGAAGGTCTCGCCCTCAAGTACACCGGCACCGCCGCTCAGGTCAGCGCAGGCACCGACGGCGTGGTGACGCTGACCGAAGGGCTCGCGGTGCGGCTCGGCCGCTTCGCCGAGCAGGCGCTCGGCAGCAAGGGCGTGCTCAGCACGCGCACCGACGGCCTCGCCGCCCAGATGAAGGACATCGACTCACGCAAGGAAGCGCTCGAAGTACGCATGGAGCGCATCGAGAAACAGCTGCGCGCGCAATACGTGGCTCTCGATTCCCTGATGACGCGCATGAATTCCACGAGCAGCTTCCTCACGCAGCAGCTCGCCAGCCTCCCGTCCAGCAGCAAATCGTAA
- the fliS gene encoding flagellar export chaperone FliS, which produces MNTATRHALSAYVKTGIESAVPEADPHQLVMMLFDGALASIADARLNMIRGQIAARGKAISKAMSIVDQGLKCSLDRARGGEIAERLHALYEYICEKLFEANIKGQPEALDEPAKLLGELQSAWAGIAKAPAVVQLAGARV; this is translated from the coding sequence ATGAACACAGCCACCCGACACGCCCTGTCCGCTTACGTCAAGACCGGCATCGAAAGCGCCGTTCCCGAAGCCGATCCGCACCAGCTCGTCATGATGCTGTTCGACGGCGCGCTCGCGTCGATCGCCGATGCGCGCCTGAACATGATCCGCGGCCAGATCGCCGCGCGCGGCAAGGCGATCTCGAAGGCGATGTCGATCGTCGACCAGGGCCTGAAGTGCAGCCTGGACCGCGCGCGCGGCGGCGAGATTGCCGAGCGGCTGCACGCGCTCTACGAGTACATCTGCGAGAAGCTGTTCGAAGCGAACATCAAGGGTCAGCCCGAAGCGCTCGACGAGCCTGCGAAGCTGCTCGGCGAACTGCAGAGCGCGTGGGCCGGGATCGCCAAGGCGCCCGCGGTCGTGCAACTTGCGGGAGCGCGCGTCTGA
- a CDS encoding tripartite tricarboxylate transporter substrate binding protein, whose product MIRFPRAGCAALALACAAPVAAQTTYPARPVRIVVPSSPGGGLDFIARAVGQHLSKAWGQSVVVDNRAGAGGTLGPDLVAKAPPDGYTLLVVSASFAVNPSVYPKLPYDSVKDFEPIILATTQPQVLVVNAGVPAKSLKELIALAKAKPGALNYASPGAGTLSQLTFELFKSAAGIDIVHVPYKGAGLSMTAVVSGETQTSTGSTISAQPHLKSGKLRALATTGPRRSPAMPDVPTMAEQGLPGATITGWYAFLAPARTAKPVTDKLNADFARVLALPEIREQLAREGSEPAGGRPEQLAKHLATEIARLGRIVKASGAGGQ is encoded by the coding sequence ATGATTCGATTCCCGCGTGCGGGCTGCGCGGCGCTCGCGCTCGCCTGCGCCGCGCCCGTCGCCGCGCAAACCACCTATCCGGCAAGACCCGTCCGCATCGTCGTCCCGTCCTCCCCCGGGGGCGGCCTCGACTTCATCGCGCGCGCGGTCGGCCAGCATCTCTCCAAAGCCTGGGGCCAGAGCGTGGTCGTCGACAACCGCGCCGGCGCGGGCGGGACGCTCGGCCCCGATCTCGTCGCCAAGGCCCCGCCCGACGGTTACACGCTGCTCGTCGTGAGCGCGAGCTTCGCGGTGAACCCGAGCGTGTATCCGAAGCTGCCGTACGACTCGGTGAAGGATTTCGAGCCGATCATCCTCGCCACGACGCAACCGCAGGTGCTCGTCGTCAACGCGGGCGTCCCGGCGAAATCGCTGAAGGAGCTGATCGCGCTCGCGAAGGCCAAACCCGGCGCGCTCAACTACGCGTCGCCGGGCGCCGGGACGCTCTCGCAGCTCACCTTCGAGCTCTTCAAGAGCGCGGCGGGCATCGACATCGTGCACGTACCTTACAAAGGCGCCGGCCTGTCGATGACCGCGGTGGTATCCGGCGAGACGCAGACCTCTACCGGCAGCACGATCTCGGCGCAGCCTCATCTGAAATCGGGCAAGCTCCGCGCGCTCGCGACCACGGGCCCGCGGCGCTCGCCGGCGATGCCGGACGTGCCGACGATGGCGGAGCAGGGGCTGCCGGGCGCGACGATCACCGGCTGGTATGCGTTCCTCGCACCGGCGCGCACGGCGAAGCCTGTCACGGACAAGCTGAACGCCGATTTCGCGCGGGTCCTCGCGCTGCCCGAGATTCGCGAGCAGCTCGCCCGCGAAGGCTCGGAGCCGGCAGGCGGCAGGCCGGAGCAGCTTGCGAAGCACCTCGCGACGGAGATCGCGCGGCTCGGGCGCATCGTGAAGGCTTCCGGCGCGGGCGGGCAGTAG
- a CDS encoding response regulator transcription factor: MARRDERNAVRVLIADDHAILRRGLRGIIEETDDLEVVGEAGSSAETLQQLRATPCEVVLLDISMPDRNGMDTLAIIRKDHPKIAVLMLSTHPENQYAVRALKSGASGYLTKQSAPAQLVNAVRTVATGKKYVTPAVAEELAKAVGNDSDRPPHEQLSNREYQTMCMIAGGKSVSEIAEQLSLSVKTVSVYRARVLQKLGVTNNAAIAHYALKNNLVE, from the coding sequence ATGGCGCGTAGGGACGAACGCAACGCGGTGCGCGTGCTGATCGCCGACGATCACGCGATCCTGAGACGCGGGCTGCGCGGCATCATCGAGGAGACCGACGATCTCGAGGTCGTCGGCGAAGCGGGGTCCAGCGCCGAGACGCTGCAGCAGCTGCGCGCCACGCCGTGCGAAGTCGTGCTGCTCGACATCTCCATGCCCGACCGGAACGGCATGGACACGCTCGCCATCATCAGGAAGGACCATCCGAAGATCGCGGTGCTCATGCTGTCCACGCACCCCGAGAACCAGTATGCGGTGCGCGCGCTGAAGAGCGGCGCGTCGGGCTACCTCACCAAGCAGAGCGCGCCCGCCCAGCTCGTCAACGCCGTACGTACGGTGGCGACCGGCAAGAAGTACGTGACGCCGGCAGTGGCGGAGGAGCTCGCCAAGGCCGTCGGCAACGACAGCGACCGCCCGCCGCACGAGCAGCTCTCCAACCGCGAGTACCAGACGATGTGCATGATCGCGGGAGGCAAGAGCGTCAGCGAGATCGCCGAGCAGCTCTCGCTCAGCGTGAAGACCGTCAGCGTGTATCGCGCGCGCGTATTGCAAAAACTGGGCGTCACCAATAACGCGGCGATCGCGCACTACGCGCTGAAGAACAACCTGGTCGAGTAA
- a CDS encoding flagellar protein FlaG, producing the protein MNVNPIAQPAAEVPRPASVRSVAAPVSVAQLAATGSHAQAPDPQAVKEAVAAANEAMKTIKSELDFSVDEDTGKTVIRVIDKQSGTLIRQMPSQEMLEIAKALDRLQGMLVRNSA; encoded by the coding sequence ATGAACGTCAACCCGATCGCACAGCCGGCAGCGGAAGTTCCGCGGCCGGCTTCCGTACGTTCCGTCGCCGCGCCGGTGTCCGTCGCGCAGCTCGCCGCGACCGGGTCGCATGCGCAGGCGCCCGACCCGCAAGCCGTCAAGGAAGCGGTCGCGGCCGCCAACGAGGCGATGAAGACGATCAAGAGCGAGCTCGACTTCTCGGTCGACGAGGACACCGGCAAGACCGTGATCCGCGTGATCGACAAGCAGAGCGGAACGCTGATCCGCCAGATGCCCTCCCAGGAGATGCTCGAGATCGCCAAGGCGCTCGACCGCCTGCAGGGCATGCTCGTGCGCAATTCCGCCTGA
- a CDS encoding flagellin has product MPQVINMNIASLNAQRNLNQSQSALQTSLQRLSSGLRINSAKDDAAGLAITERFTSQIRGLNQAARNANDAISLSQTAEGALGEISNNLQRIRELAVQSANATNGGSDRAALQNEVSQLVSEIDRVATQTAFNGVNLLDGTFTSQAFQVGANAGQTISISSIASARTTALGSTYSTSVNGTTALSALGAGQLTLNGVAINAAVAGPAGATAGQTTASAYAIAQAINGSQNAVTATANAATVTGAAVTDAAISGVVINGATVGAVTAQGSAATTATAFANAVNAVSAASGVTATITGGGNDQVKLTAADGRDIIISATDADSGLGAATTHGSISLTSNSADGIIIGGTTPGNAGLTAGGTAATLTGTAISNISVATASGANTAITSIDSAIATISSARATLGAYQNRFTSTIANLQTAAENLSASRSRIQDADFAAESAQLTRGQILQQAGTAMLAQANALPNNVLSLLRG; this is encoded by the coding sequence ATGCCGCAAGTCATCAACATGAACATCGCGTCGCTGAACGCGCAGCGCAACCTGAACCAGTCGCAGTCGGCCCTCCAGACCTCGCTGCAGCGCCTGTCGTCCGGCCTGCGCATCAACAGCGCGAAAGACGACGCTGCCGGTCTCGCGATCACCGAGCGTTTCACCTCGCAGATCCGCGGCCTGAACCAAGCCGCCCGTAACGCGAACGACGCGATCTCGCTGTCGCAGACCGCTGAAGGCGCGCTCGGCGAAATCTCGAACAACCTGCAGCGTATCCGCGAGCTGGCTGTCCAGTCCGCCAATGCGACGAACGGCGGCTCGGACCGCGCCGCTCTGCAGAACGAAGTCTCGCAGCTCGTGTCGGAAATCGACCGCGTCGCGACCCAGACCGCCTTCAACGGCGTCAACCTCCTCGACGGCACGTTCACCAGCCAGGCCTTCCAGGTCGGCGCGAACGCGGGCCAGACGATCTCGATCTCGTCGATCGCCAGCGCGCGTACCACCGCTCTGGGTTCGACGTACTCGACGAGCGTCAACGGCACGACCGCCCTTTCCGCCCTCGGCGCCGGCCAACTCACGCTCAACGGTGTGGCGATCAACGCCGCAGTGGCCGGCCCGGCCGGCGCGACCGCCGGTCAGACCACGGCCAGCGCGTATGCGATCGCGCAGGCGATCAACGGCTCGCAGAACGCTGTCACGGCGACTGCGAATGCGGCCACTGTGACGGGTGCCGCTGTGACCGACGCTGCGATTTCCGGCGTCGTGATCAACGGTGCTACGGTCGGTGCCGTCACCGCGCAAGGTTCGGCCGCCACGACGGCGACGGCCTTCGCCAACGCGGTCAACGCCGTATCGGCAGCCAGCGGAGTGACCGCGACGATCACCGGCGGCGGCAACGACCAGGTCAAGCTGACTGCGGCCGACGGACGCGACATCATCATCAGCGCCACGGACGCGGACTCGGGCCTGGGCGCCGCCACGACGCACGGTTCGATCTCGCTGACCTCCAACTCGGCGGACGGCATCATCATCGGCGGCACCACGCCGGGCAACGCCGGCCTGACCGCCGGCGGCACGGCCGCGACGCTCACCGGCACGGCGATCTCGAACATCTCGGTTGCGACCGCCTCCGGCGCGAACACCGCGATCACCTCGATCGACTCCGCGATCGCGACGATCTCTTCGGCCCGCGCCACGCTCGGTGCGTATCAGAACCGCTTCACGTCCACGATCGCGAACCTGCAGACCGCTGCCGAGAACCTCTCGGCCTCGCGCAGCCGCATCCAGGACGCGGACTTCGCGGCGGAATCGGCCCAGCTCACGCGCGGCCAGATCCTGCAGCAAGCCGGCACGGCGATGCTCGCGCAAGCGAACGCGCTGCCGAACAACGTTCTGTCGCTCCTCCGCGGCTAA